A stretch of Tripterygium wilfordii isolate XIE 37 chromosome 11, ASM1340144v1, whole genome shotgun sequence DNA encodes these proteins:
- the LOC120008751 gene encoding uncharacterized protein LOC120008751 produces the protein MVLNQTPRVFTIVFSSHVKQQEKGSNHEFYQLPLNRSRPKKREVWYRERARALMEEDIFEGLPPPSHQREKGQDQLELKGHSEPLTNNKEPSPIPVLKSALKRPNPAGSNPEASAPKKSLRFKTTTDASEAQVIEAMQKIASHIKSPPKFRKASKLAIQLIQARSVKPGSSDHFFALLEAAMSSPTSCTDPSVRADYHALFSAAQDAVECFDIRQRNFFSTWTIRAVVANDLLTDDSFVFSKAAVRIKDVISNLPTVTDDDDIEEDMTLKDETGITDGVGQKDDRSLVTLAEQNNRDESDPFGLDALIPSAMKKNMRAKENKDTSAKTRDEEEEENKRFLKSQRESLITCLEIAAQRYKIPWCQTVIDILVKHAFDNVVKFTSPQRDAIEKLWASVREQQMRRKQGKTVTGKLDVNAFERLQQKYANEKISIRNAVGGGGERRAQQWLG, from the exons atgGTATTAAACCAAACACCCCGTGTTTTTACCATTGTGTTTTCAAGTCATGTAAAACAGCAGGAAAAGGGTTCCAACCACGAGTTCTACCAGCTCCCATTAAATCGGTCGAGACCGAAAAAGCGAGAGGTGTGGTACAGAGAAAGGGCAAGAGCACTCATGGAAGAAGATATCTTTGAAGGACTTCCACCTCCTTCTCATCAACGAGAGAAGGGGCAAGATCAATTGGAACTGAAGGGGCACTCGGAACCCTTAACTAACAACAAGGAACCATCTCCAATTCCAGTCCTCAAAAGCGCACTCAAGCGACCTAATCCCGCCGGTTCCAACCCTGAAG CTTCAGCGCCAAAAAAGTCATTGAGGTTTAAAACAACAACCGATGCTTCTGAAGCTCAAGTTATAGAGGCCATGCAAAAGATAGCATCGCATATTAAGAGCCCCCCAAAATTTCGTAAGGCTTCAAAGCTCGCCATACAATTGATTCAGGCAAGAAGCGTGAAGCCTGGAAGTAGTGATCACTTCTTTGCCTTGCTAGAGGCTGCAATGTCATCGCCCACATCTTGCACAGATCCTTCAGTGCGAGCTGATTATCATGCATTATTCTCAGCCGCACAAGATGCAGTTGAA TGTTTTGATATTAGGCAGAGGAATTTTTTCTCTACATGGACAATTAGGGCTGTTGTTGCAAATGATTTACTCACGGATGACAGCTTTGTG TTCTCAAAAGCAGCTGTTAGAATTAAAGATGTCATATCCAATCTTCCAACTGTAACTGATGATGACGACATTGAAGAAGATATGACCCTAAAAGATGAGACAGGGATAACAGACGGAGTTGGCCAAAAGGATGACAGATCTTTGGTCACTCTGGCTGAACAAAATAACAGGGATGAATCTGATCCATTTGGGCTTGACGCTTTAATTCCTAGTGCCATGAAGAAAAATATGAGAGCCAAGGAAAACAAAGACACATCAGCCAAGACGAGggatgaggaggaggaagagaataAGAGATTCCTAAAGTCACAGAGAGAATCATTGATTACCTGTTTAGAGATTGCTGCACAACGTTACAAAATTCCATG GTGCCAAACAGTTATAGACATCTTGGTGAAACATGCCTTTGATAATGTTGTGAAGTTCACTTCTCCGCAACGGGATGCCATTGAAAAACTTTGGGCTTCTGTACGGGAACAGCAAATGCGgagaaagcaaggaaaaactGTTACTGGGAAACTCGATGTGAATGCATTTGAACGGCTTCAGCAAAAATATGCTAATGAAAAAATCAGCATTAGAAATGCCGTTGGGGGTGGTGGGGAGCGCCGGGCACAACAATGGCTTGGTTGA